CAAAATAACTATGATTTGTTTTTTGCTAATGTGGCCGAGGGCGATTTGCTTTTAAGCGGAGGATTGACAGTAACGAGTTATGCTTTAGAACTCGCCTTGCAAGCAACTTTTAATGTTGTTTACCTGTTTGGGTGTGACTTGGGGTATTTTAATACTCAAAATCATCATGCTAAGGGGCATGTTCATTACAAATATACATATAAATATGATGCGATTAATATGCAGGTAGTACCCGGTAATTTTAAAAACCATGTTTGCTCTGACGGAGTTCTTTACCATGAAATAGAAACTTATGAAACTATTTTAAAAAATTACAATAAATCATGTGTTTTGAATACAAGTAATGGCGCAAAGGTGTGTAATACTTTCCCTATTCCATCTAAATATATATATACAAATTATTATATTAAAAATAACTTATATAGTATTAAACGCACAAATGAAATTAATGATCAAGTTTTTTTTGATTTATGTTATTTATATTATGCGCTGATAAAAGATTTTAAAAGTATGCTGTTTCAGAAAATTTATAGTTTCAGTACATTCATCGATTTATATATGGATTTGCATTCTTATTTGCAAAATAATTTGCAGGATAATTCACCTGCTTTGTTTAATATTATCAATTATACGCTATTGCAGTATATGCATATTGTTTTTTCTAATGCGTATAGCATTGTTGACGAAGATTTAACGATAGAATTTGTGGAAAAGGCTAACCGTATACTGTATGACTTTTTGTGTGATCTTGAGCCCGAGCTCGCTGAGTTAGCAGAGGCAGTTAATGAAGCGCGCTAGCTGTCCTAGATTCAATTGAATAACTTGGGTTCAAAAATTGCTAGATGGGATAAAAATCGGAAAAATATGATTTTCATTAATTACTTGAAATTTAAAACTTTTTTGTGTTTTTGAAGTTTGCTGTTTATGGCTCTCGATATTTGGAATGAGAAAATTTGGGCTAAAGGAATGTGGTCGAAATCCGATAAAAAGAGCAATAGCAGTAAAAACCTAAAGGCTACAACAAAGGAGGTTTGGTCAAAGTATTTTTTATTTCAGTATGTTGGATGAAGGCAAGGAAGCTAAAAACATTTCAAGGAGGAACGCATGGCACTTTCGATTAACACCAATATGGCGTCGCTTCAGTCGCAGATGTCTTTGGCGAACAGCACTCAGGCGTTGGAGCAAAACCAGCAAAGGTTGGCCACTGGTCTGCGTATTAATTCTGCAGCTGATGATGCAGCCGGACTGACAATTACGGATGGAATGACTTCCCAGATTCGGGGAATGAATCAAGCTGTCCGAAATGCTAATGATGGTATCTCAATGGCCCAAACCGCTGAAGGTGGGGCTAAAGAGATTACCAATATGCTTCAGCGCATGCGTGAGTTGGCAGTTCAGGCAGCAAACGATACCAATACTAATGCTGATAAAAAGGCACTGCAACAAGAATTCGACGAATTGGCCTCTGAAATAAGCCGCGTGGGTGAAGCAACACAGTTCAATACGAAAAATCTCCTTACTGGTACGGAAGGTTCATCAGTAGCTATACAGGTTGGGCCTAACAATACTGGTAATGATACTATTAATATCGATCTAAGTGAAAACTTGCGCGCTTCTGCTGCAGGCCTCGCTGTTGATAGTTTAACTATAGGAAGTGGTTCAACCTTATCTGATATTCAAGCAGCCATTTCAGGTATTGATACAGCTATCGGGACAGTCGATGAGTTTCGCTCC
The sequence above is drawn from the Desulfohalobium retbaense DSM 5692 genome and encodes:
- a CDS encoding flagellin, whose product is MALSINTNMASLQSQMSLANSTQALEQNQQRLATGLRINSAADDAAGLTITDGMTSQIRGMNQAVRNANDGISMAQTAEGGAKEITNMLQRMRELAVQAANDTNTNADKKALQQEFDELASEISRVGEATQFNTKNLLTGTEGSSVAIQVGPNNTGNDTINIDLSENLRASAAGLAVDSLTIGSGSTLSDIQAAISGIDTAIGTVDEFRSELGATQNRLQSSISNLENAAQNLTESRSRIMDADIAKESAEMTQNNVRQQASAAVLAQANQQPQLALQLLG